One genomic region from Solenopsis invicta isolate M01_SB unplaced genomic scaffold, UNIL_Sinv_3.0 scaffold_829, whole genome shotgun sequence encodes:
- the LOC105207426 gene encoding uncharacterized protein LOC105207426 isoform X2, translating into MSSEESFNEDEKYVCLPSYPKLPQRKNLTYSENKTKTYKTTYKSKNILKQMDCENNNTQAINVSRHSNIEKVNTVHDENDIKEKDYEGKTFFDLENFETVNTSSTDIQRYIVRKLLDIDFKVGTVYEQQKAIKAKLDDMQKCIQTLILEDKAKKKVIEMKYMKNFPLKSLEELTEFEKLLQENKIDHNALIMQVSRVGGTDNKSLTLNILRKTISDSVATIFSYVGGK; encoded by the exons ATGAGTAGTGAAGAAAGCTTCAACGAAGAcgaaaaatatgtttgtttaCCATCTTATCCAAAACTTCCACAAAGAAAAAATCTTACttattctgaaaataaaactaaaacatataaaacaacatATAAAA GCAAAAACATATTAAAGCAGATGGattgtgaaaataataacaCTCAAGCAATAAATGTGTCAAGAcattcaaatattgaaaaagttaatacGG TGCATGATGAAAACGATATAAAGGAAAAAGATTATGAAGGAAAAACATTCTTTGATctagaaaattttgaaactgtTAATACTT CATCGACTGATATTCAACGATATATTGTACGAAAATTATTGGATATAGATTTTAAAGTTGGAACAGTATATGAGCAACAGAAAGCTATAAAAGCTAAATTAGATGATATGCAAAAGTGTATTCAGACTTTAATATTGGAAGATAAAGCGAAAAAGAAAGTAATTGAaatgaaatatatgaaaaattttccaTTGAAATCATTAGAAGAATTAacagaatttgaaaaattattacaggAGAATAAAATTGATCATAATGCATTg ATCATGCAAGTATCACGAGTAGGTGGAACAGATAATAAATCTTTAACGctgaatattttaagaaaaactatAAGTGATTCAGTCGCGACTATATTTAGTTATGTTGGTGGAAAATAA
- the LOC105207426 gene encoding uncharacterized protein LOC105207426 isoform X1 has translation MIKKERKNRAKTIMSSEESFNEDEKYVCLPSYPKLPQRKNLTYSENKTKTYKTTYKSKNILKQMDCENNNTQAINVSRHSNIEKVNTVHDENDIKEKDYEGKTFFDLENFETVNTSSTDIQRYIVRKLLDIDFKVGTVYEQQKAIKAKLDDMQKCIQTLILEDKAKKKVIEMKYMKNFPLKSLEELTEFEKLLQENKIDHNALIMQVSRVGGTDNKSLTLNILRKTISDSVATIFSYVGGK, from the exons ATGATAAAG aaagagagaaagaatagaGCGAAGACTATTATGAGTAGTGAAGAAAGCTTCAACGAAGAcgaaaaatatgtttgtttaCCATCTTATCCAAAACTTCCACAAAGAAAAAATCTTACttattctgaaaataaaactaaaacatataaaacaacatATAAAA GCAAAAACATATTAAAGCAGATGGattgtgaaaataataacaCTCAAGCAATAAATGTGTCAAGAcattcaaatattgaaaaagttaatacGG TGCATGATGAAAACGATATAAAGGAAAAAGATTATGAAGGAAAAACATTCTTTGATctagaaaattttgaaactgtTAATACTT CATCGACTGATATTCAACGATATATTGTACGAAAATTATTGGATATAGATTTTAAAGTTGGAACAGTATATGAGCAACAGAAAGCTATAAAAGCTAAATTAGATGATATGCAAAAGTGTATTCAGACTTTAATATTGGAAGATAAAGCGAAAAAGAAAGTAATTGAaatgaaatatatgaaaaattttccaTTGAAATCATTAGAAGAATTAacagaatttgaaaaattattacaggAGAATAAAATTGATCATAATGCATTg ATCATGCAAGTATCACGAGTAGGTGGAACAGATAATAAATCTTTAACGctgaatattttaagaaaaactatAAGTGATTCAGTCGCGACTATATTTAGTTATGTTGGTGGAAAATAA
- the LOC105207426 gene encoding uncharacterized protein LOC105207426 isoform X4, whose translation MIKKERKNRAKTIMSSEESFNEDEKYVCLPSYPKLPQRKNLTYSENKTKTYKTTYKSKNILKQMDCENNNTQAINVSRHSNIEKVNTASTDIQRYIVRKLLDIDFKVGTVYEQQKAIKAKLDDMQKCIQTLILEDKAKKKVIEMKYMKNFPLKSLEELTEFEKLLQENKIDHNALIMQVSRVGGTDNKSLTLNILRKTISDSVATIFSYVGGK comes from the exons ATGATAAAG aaagagagaaagaatagaGCGAAGACTATTATGAGTAGTGAAGAAAGCTTCAACGAAGAcgaaaaatatgtttgtttaCCATCTTATCCAAAACTTCCACAAAGAAAAAATCTTACttattctgaaaataaaactaaaacatataaaacaacatATAAAA GCAAAAACATATTAAAGCAGATGGattgtgaaaataataacaCTCAAGCAATAAATGTGTCAAGAcattcaaatattgaaaaagttaatacGG CATCGACTGATATTCAACGATATATTGTACGAAAATTATTGGATATAGATTTTAAAGTTGGAACAGTATATGAGCAACAGAAAGCTATAAAAGCTAAATTAGATGATATGCAAAAGTGTATTCAGACTTTAATATTGGAAGATAAAGCGAAAAAGAAAGTAATTGAaatgaaatatatgaaaaattttccaTTGAAATCATTAGAAGAATTAacagaatttgaaaaattattacaggAGAATAAAATTGATCATAATGCATTg ATCATGCAAGTATCACGAGTAGGTGGAACAGATAATAAATCTTTAACGctgaatattttaagaaaaactatAAGTGATTCAGTCGCGACTATATTTAGTTATGTTGGTGGAAAATAA
- the LOC105207426 gene encoding uncharacterized protein LOC105207426 isoform X3: MIKKERKNRAKTIMSSEESFNEDEKYVCLPSYPKLPQRKNLTYSENKTKTYKTTYKSKNILKQMDCENNNTQAINVSRHSNIEKVNTVHDENDIKEKDYEGKTFFDLENFETVNTSSTDIQRYIVRKLLDIDFKVGTVYEQQKAIKAKLDDMQKCIQTLILEDKAKKKENKIDHNALIMQVSRVGGTDNKSLTLNILRKTISDSVATIFSYVGGK; this comes from the exons ATGATAAAG aaagagagaaagaatagaGCGAAGACTATTATGAGTAGTGAAGAAAGCTTCAACGAAGAcgaaaaatatgtttgtttaCCATCTTATCCAAAACTTCCACAAAGAAAAAATCTTACttattctgaaaataaaactaaaacatataaaacaacatATAAAA GCAAAAACATATTAAAGCAGATGGattgtgaaaataataacaCTCAAGCAATAAATGTGTCAAGAcattcaaatattgaaaaagttaatacGG TGCATGATGAAAACGATATAAAGGAAAAAGATTATGAAGGAAAAACATTCTTTGATctagaaaattttgaaactgtTAATACTT CATCGACTGATATTCAACGATATATTGTACGAAAATTATTGGATATAGATTTTAAAGTTGGAACAGTATATGAGCAACAGAAAGCTATAAAAGCTAAATTAGATGATATGCAAAAGTGTATTCAGACTTTAATATTGGAAGATAAAGCGAAAAAGAAA gAGAATAAAATTGATCATAATGCATTg ATCATGCAAGTATCACGAGTAGGTGGAACAGATAATAAATCTTTAACGctgaatattttaagaaaaactatAAGTGATTCAGTCGCGACTATATTTAGTTATGTTGGTGGAAAATAA